One Cicer arietinum cultivar CDC Frontier isolate Library 1 chromosome 8, Cicar.CDCFrontier_v2.0, whole genome shotgun sequence DNA segment encodes these proteins:
- the LOC101497064 gene encoding mitochondrial phosphate carrier protein 3, mitochondrial-like: MAHYSLIPNFLYSSTSSSRRTKIVEDVFTDVAVESLKFMIPSPSESGRREIKMFSPAYYVACGVGGSICCGFTHMLVTPLDVVKCNMQIDPVKYKNISSGFRVTLKEQGVRGLYKGWAPTFLGYSAQGAFKYGLYEVFKKYYSDVAGAEYATKYKTLIYLAGSASAEVIADVALCPFEAMKVRVQTQPGFARGISDGLPKLLKSEGVSGLYKGMVPLWGRQVPYTMMKFASYENIVEMIYKHVVPTPKNDCSKSLQLGVSVVGGYLAGILCAVVSHPADNLVSFLNSSNGATVADAVKKLGLWGMCTRGLPIRILMVGTLTGAQWGIYDAFKVSVGLPTTGGVAPAAVPAS; this comes from the exons atggCTCACTATTCTCTTATACCCAACTTCCTCTACTCTTCCACCTCATCGTCGCGACGAACGAAGATCGTGGAAGATGTTTTCACCGATGTAGCGGTGGAATCTTTGAAGTTTATGATACCGTCTCCCAGTGAATCTGGGAGAAGGGAGATAAAGATGTTTTCACCAGCTTATTATGTTGCTTGTGGTGTTGGTGGAAGTATATGTTGTGGTTTTACTCACATGCTTGTTACACCACTTGATGTTGTTAAATGCAATATGCAG ATTGATCCTGTGAAGTACAAGAATATATCCTCTGGATTTAGAGTTACGCTAAAGGAACAAGGAGTTAGGGGGTTATACAAAGGATGGGCACCTACATTTCTTGGTTACAGTGCACAAGGTGCTTTCAAATATGGACTGTATGAAGTGTTCAAGAAGTACTATTCTGATGTTGCTGGAGCAGAGTATGCCACAAAGTATAAGACATTAATCTACCTTGCTGGATCAGCTTCAGCTGAAGTTATTGCTGATGTTGCACTTTGTCCATTTGAAGCAATGAAGGTTAGAGTTCAAACTCAACCTGGTTTTGCTAGAGGGATTTCTGATGGGTTACCTAAATTGCTCAAATCGGAAGGTGTCTCAGG GTTGTACAAGGGAATGGTGCCCCTTTGGGGAAGACAAGTTCCAT ATACAATGATGAAGTTTGCTTCTTATGAGAACATTGTTGAGATGATATACAAACATGTGGTCCCCACACCAAAGAATGATTGCAGCAAAAGCCTACAACTTGGTGTGAGTGTTGTGGGTGGATATTTAGCTGGCATATTATGTGCTGTTGTCTCTCATCCTGCAGATAATCTCGTCTCTTTCCTCAACAGTTCCAATGGAGCAACCGTTGCTGAT GCTGTAAAGAAGTTGGGATTATGGGGTATGTGTACACGTGGTCTCCCTATTCGTATTCTTATGGTGGGAACTCTAACAGGAGCTCAATGGGGAATTTATGATGCGTTCAAAGTTTCTGTGGGACT aCCAACCACAGGTGGAGTTGCTCCTGCTGCTGTTCCTGCTTCTTAG
- the LOC140919062 gene encoding uncharacterized protein — MSKAKYIVEGGSSNRPPFFDGSDYYFWKNKIQLFLKSQDTRMWRIITDGDFTPRVDQNDSNSALKKEVDWTADDKAKVLLNSKAQLFLSCALSREESERVDECTTAKEVWDTLQTHHEGTRHVKENGIDIGIRKFELFEMQEGETIDEMYSRFTTIVNEMRSLGKAYTVQERVRKIMRCRPIIWRPMVTFGNDDQA; from the exons atgtcgaaagcaaaatacattgttgaaggaggatcctcaaacagaccaccattctttgatggatcagactattacttttggaaaaacaaaatacagttgttcttaaaatctcaagacacaagaatgtggcgcatcattacagatggagatttcacaccaagggttgatcaaaATGATTCAAACTCTGCCCTGAAAAAAGAAGTAGACTGGACAGCAGAtgataaagctaaggtacttttaaattctaaagctcagttattcttatcatgtgctttaagcagggaagaaagtgaaagggtagatgaatgcacaactgcaaaagaagtttgggatacattacagactcatcatgaaggaacaagacATGTCAAAGAAAACGGaatagacattggtataaggaaattcgaactattcgaaatgcaagaaggggaaactattgatgaaatgtactcaagattcactaCAATAGTAAacgaaatgcgttctcttggcaaagcttacacagtacaagaaagagtaagaaaaatcatgaggtgccGTCCAATtatttggagaccaatg GTCACttttggaaatgatgatcaagcttaa